In Geminocystis sp. NIES-3709, a single genomic region encodes these proteins:
- a CDS encoding cupin domain-containing protein, with translation MKIKKLFTYVCCVVIGIALFSFGRASVLNAQEPNQSLTLSQKNSDQIEIVVPNFLTKSEVFRKNNEWILEQSNLMADSGNSTEIIKFACEPRQVEVYNYNAGVISYCRKKNFKIAENDSARVEIKSGASRTPHWHDTWEEQVLMSGSAKTVLIDDKGKVYEEILEPGMICFVPQGWTHWSETVGDETATFLLIFPAGFKTFELSDSIVNINPKLMESIIGVKLSNVEKNPDALVILPK, from the coding sequence ATGAAAATCAAAAAGTTATTTACTTATGTCTGTTGTGTGGTAATTGGGATTGCTTTATTTTCCTTCGGTCGTGCCAGTGTATTAAATGCTCAAGAACCAAATCAATCATTAACTTTGAGTCAAAAAAACTCGGATCAAATTGAAATTGTTGTGCCTAATTTTTTGACTAAATCTGAAGTTTTCAGAAAAAATAATGAGTGGATTTTGGAACAATCAAACCTTATGGCTGATTCTGGTAACTCTACTGAAATAATTAAATTTGCTTGTGAACCGAGACAGGTTGAAGTTTATAATTATAATGCCGGTGTAATTTCTTATTGCAGAAAGAAAAACTTTAAGATTGCAGAAAATGATTCTGCTCGTGTTGAGATTAAATCTGGGGCATCTCGTACCCCTCATTGGCATGATACTTGGGAAGAACAAGTTTTGATGTCTGGTTCGGCAAAAACTGTTTTAATTGATGATAAAGGAAAGGTTTACGAAGAAATATTGGAACCCGGTATGATTTGTTTTGTACCTCAAGGTTGGACTCATTGGTCTGAAACTGTTGGAGATGAAACTGCAACTTTTCTTTTAATTTTCCCTGCCGGATTTAAAACTTTTGAACTAAGTGATTCGATCGTGAATATAAATCCAAAATTGATGGAATCTATTATTGGAGTGAAATTATCCAATGTGGAAAAAAATCCAGATGCCCTCGTTATATTACCTAAATAA
- a CDS encoding helix-turn-helix domain-containing protein: MALKFYETPFHVTQSPEIASKNALKTDLTIMIRDIIEQEGWTQIEAAQRLELTQPRISDLINGKIDKFTLDMLFLVLDKLGFRANFTFTNINQASILIEKMPITA; the protein is encoded by the coding sequence ATGGCACTAAAATTTTATGAAACTCCTTTTCATGTGACACAAAGCCCTGAAATTGCTAGTAAAAATGCTTTGAAAACAGATTTAACTATTATGATTAGAGATATTATTGAACAAGAAGGTTGGACTCAAATAGAAGCAGCTCAAAGACTAGAATTAACTCAACCTCGTATCTCAGATTTAATTAATGGAAAAATTGATAAATTTACTTTAGATATGCTTTTTTTAGTCTTAGATAAACTTGGTTTTAGAGCAAATTTTACTTTTACAAATATTAATCAAGCTTCAATTTTAATAGAAAAAATGCCAATAACAGCATAA
- a CDS encoding type II toxin-antitoxin system RelE/ParE family toxin, whose translation MKKFAFINDAAEREYKELPKEIQQDFGVSLKAIQENKKPFLHITPLKSIGVGVIELKINGSPAFRCVYIAKFMNTVIVLHSFKKTTNQVDKQAMKTLTQRYKELQVEISKIKKNN comes from the coding sequence ATGAAAAAATTTGCTTTTATTAATGATGCAGCGGAAAGAGAATATAAGGAACTACCAAAAGAGATTCAACAGGATTTCGGAGTAAGTTTAAAAGCAATACAAGAGAATAAGAAACCATTTTTACATATAACCCCACTAAAAAGTATTGGGGTTGGTGTTATTGAACTGAAAATCAATGGCAGTCCTGCATTTAGGTGTGTTTATATTGCTAAATTTATGAATACTGTTATTGTTTTACATTCTTTTAAAAAAACAACGAATCAAGTAGATAAACAAGCGATGAAAACTTTAACACAAAGGTATAAAGAGTTACAAGTAGAAATATCCAAAATAAAAAAGAATAATTAA
- a CDS encoding glucose-1-phosphate thymidylyltransferase produces the protein MKALILSGGKGTRLRPLTYTGAKQLVPVANKPILWYGIEALVNAGVYDIGIIISPETGGEIQKKTGDGSRFGANITYILQENPDGLAHAVKIARPFLGDSSFVMYLGDNLIADDLSQYLDEFTTKNLDALILLRKVSNPSAFGVATINDYGEVLELVEKPKYPQSNLALVGIYFFSPEIHNSIETLKPSARGELEITDAIQSLLLSKKLVSARKLQNWWLDTGKKDDLLEANRIILDTNLSAENLGSIEEKSQIIGRVKIGKNTRIINSTIRGPVIIGENCYLENCFIGPYSSIADNVKLTETDLEHSVILESAEVLGIQQRIVDSVIGQRTKIHLALKRPKAVSFMIGDDSQIELI, from the coding sequence GTGAAAGCATTAATTCTATCCGGAGGAAAAGGTACTCGCTTACGCCCTCTTACCTACACTGGAGCAAAACAATTAGTACCTGTGGCAAATAAACCTATTCTTTGGTACGGCATTGAAGCCTTAGTTAATGCTGGAGTTTATGATATTGGTATTATTATCAGTCCAGAAACTGGAGGAGAAATTCAGAAGAAAACAGGTGATGGAAGTCGTTTTGGTGCAAATATTACCTATATTCTTCAAGAAAACCCTGATGGTTTAGCTCATGCTGTCAAAATTGCTCGGCCTTTTCTGGGTGATTCTTCTTTTGTGATGTATTTGGGAGATAATTTAATTGCTGATGATTTATCTCAATATTTGGATGAGTTTACTACTAAAAATTTAGATGCTTTAATTCTGCTCAGAAAAGTCTCTAATCCTTCTGCTTTTGGTGTGGCAACAATTAATGATTATGGAGAGGTTTTAGAATTAGTAGAAAAACCTAAATATCCTCAATCGAATTTAGCTTTAGTTGGTATTTATTTTTTCTCTCCTGAAATTCATAACTCGATCGAGACATTGAAACCTTCTGCTAGAGGAGAATTAGAAATAACTGATGCCATTCAATCTTTATTACTATCTAAAAAATTAGTTTCTGCTAGAAAGTTACAAAATTGGTGGTTAGATACAGGAAAAAAAGATGATTTATTAGAAGCTAATCGAATAATTTTAGATACTAATTTGTCTGCTGAAAATTTAGGCTCGATCGAAGAAAAAAGTCAAATAATTGGGAGAGTAAAAATTGGTAAAAACACAAGAATTATTAACTCCACTATTCGAGGGCCTGTTATTATCGGAGAAAATTGTTACCTAGAAAATTGCTTTATTGGCCCTTATTCAAGTATTGCAGATAACGTTAAATTAACAGAAACAGATTTAGAACATAGTGTTATTTTAGAATCAGCCGAAGTCTTAGGTATTCAACAGCGAATTGTTGATAGCGTGATTGGACAAAGAACAAAAATTCATCTTGCTTTAAAACGTCCAAAAGCAGTAAGTTTCATGATAGGAGATGATTCTCAAATTGAATTAATTTAG
- the trpB gene encoding tryptophan synthase subunit beta: MTVTPIKTTSKFTQVPDNFGRFGQYGGKYVPETLMPALSELETAYHQYKNDRDFQQELNQLLKDYVGRANPLYFAERLTKHYAKSDGTGAQIYLKREDLNHTGAHKINNALGQVLLAVRMGKKRIIAETGAGQHGVATATVCARFGLDCVIYMGVEDMERQKLNVFRMRLLGAKVEPVSAGTGTLKDATSEAIRDWVTNVESTHYILGSVAGPHPYPMMVRDFHGVIGKETRSQCLEKWGGLPDILLACVGGGSNAMGLFYEFVGDASVRLIGVEAEGSGIASGKHAATLTQGKPGVLHGAMSYLLQDTEGQVTEAHSISAGLDYPGVGPEHSYLKDEGRGEYYSVTDDEALEAFQLVCKLEGIIPALETAHAFAYLKKLCPNLEGSPRIVINCSGRGDKDVQTVAKHIEGIDL; the protein is encoded by the coding sequence GTGACTGTTACACCCATTAAAACTACTTCTAAATTTACTCAAGTACCTGATAACTTCGGACGCTTTGGACAATACGGCGGTAAATATGTTCCTGAAACTTTGATGCCTGCATTAAGTGAACTAGAAACCGCTTATCATCAGTATAAAAACGATCGAGATTTTCAACAAGAATTAAATCAGTTACTTAAAGATTATGTTGGTAGAGCAAATCCCCTATATTTTGCTGAAAGATTAACTAAACATTACGCAAAATCAGACGGTACAGGTGCGCAAATATACTTAAAAAGAGAAGATTTAAACCACACAGGAGCGCATAAAATTAACAACGCATTAGGGCAGGTTTTACTCGCTGTGCGTATGGGGAAAAAACGAATTATTGCTGAAACAGGAGCCGGACAACATGGAGTTGCTACCGCTACCGTATGCGCTCGTTTTGGTTTAGATTGTGTAATATATATGGGCGTAGAAGACATGGAACGCCAAAAGCTAAATGTTTTCAGAATGCGACTATTAGGAGCAAAAGTTGAACCTGTATCTGCTGGAACTGGTACACTCAAAGATGCTACATCAGAAGCCATTCGAGATTGGGTAACAAATGTTGAGAGTACTCATTATATCTTAGGTTCTGTTGCAGGCCCTCATCCTTATCCCATGATGGTAAGAGATTTTCATGGGGTAATAGGCAAAGAAACCCGTAGCCAATGTTTAGAAAAATGGGGCGGTTTACCCGATATTTTACTCGCTTGTGTGGGCGGTGGTTCAAATGCTATGGGCTTATTCTATGAGTTTGTAGGGGATGCTTCCGTACGTTTGATAGGTGTGGAAGCTGAAGGAAGTGGTATTGCTTCGGGAAAACACGCTGCTACTTTAACTCAAGGCAAACCCGGTGTTTTACACGGTGCTATGAGTTATTTACTTCAGGATACCGAAGGACAAGTTACAGAAGCTCATTCTATCAGTGCGGGGTTAGATTATCCGGGAGTAGGACCAGAACATAGTTACTTAAAAGATGAGGGGAGAGGAGAATATTATAGTGTTACTGATGATGAGGCTTTAGAGGCTTTTCAGTTAGTATGTAAATTAGAAGGTATTATTCCAGCTTTAGAAACTGCCCATGCTTTTGCTTATTTGAAGAAACTTTGTCCTAATCTTGAAGGTAGCCCTCGTATTGTCATTAATTGTTCTGGACGAGGTGACAAAGATGTGCAAACGGTGGCGAAACATATTGAGGGTATTGATTTGTAA
- a CDS encoding GFA family protein: protein MNGKCLCGAITVTTPDKKTIDACHCGMCRRWGGGPALGISCGTDVQIDGIDKLKVYNSSEWAERAFCGECGTHIFYKLLPTNEYFIPAGLFQDTIEFEFKEQIFIDMKPSYYEFANKTVNLTQAEIFAKFAQIENLSD, encoded by the coding sequence ATGAATGGTAAATGTCTTTGCGGTGCAATAACCGTCACAACCCCCGATAAAAAGACCATAGATGCTTGTCATTGCGGTATGTGTCGGCGATGGGGAGGAGGACCCGCATTAGGTATATCTTGCGGCACAGATGTGCAGATAGACGGTATTGATAAACTAAAAGTATATAATTCTTCCGAATGGGCAGAAAGAGCTTTTTGTGGTGAATGTGGTACGCATATTTTCTATAAATTATTGCCAACCAATGAATATTTTATCCCCGCAGGTCTTTTTCAGGATACCATTGAGTTTGAATTCAAGGAGCAAATATTTATCGATATGAAACCTAGTTACTACGAATTTGCGAATAAAACCGTGAATTTGACACAAGCAGAGATATTTGCCAAATTTGCACAAATAGAGAATCTCTCAGATTAA
- the pyrF gene encoding orotidine-5'-phosphate decarboxylase — translation MMNQDKIIVPLDVPDLKSAIELVKLLPEVSFWKVGLELFVATGADILKFLKDKNKRIFLDLKFHDIPNTVKNATRSALQHQVDLLTIHAMAGREALTAAKEVVKNSGDDRLKLLAITVLTSINSRQLAFDLKIPLELPEYALNNAMMAKECGIDGGVCSPHEVQKLKEVCGKDFLLVCPGVRPVWATAEDQQRIMTPKQALQKGADYLVIGRPITKAEHPQIAWSKIVEEVELS, via the coding sequence ATCATGAATCAAGATAAAATAATTGTTCCTCTCGATGTTCCTGATTTAAAAAGTGCGATCGAGCTTGTAAAATTATTACCAGAAGTCAGTTTTTGGAAAGTTGGCTTAGAACTTTTTGTCGCTACAGGAGCGGATATACTTAAATTCCTGAAAGATAAAAATAAGCGTATTTTTCTTGATCTTAAATTCCACGACATCCCCAATACTGTTAAAAATGCTACACGATCGGCTTTACAACATCAAGTTGACTTATTAACAATTCATGCTATGGCTGGTAGAGAAGCCTTAACGGCCGCTAAAGAAGTGGTTAAAAATAGTGGTGACGATCGTCTCAAATTGTTAGCCATTACCGTTTTAACAAGCATTAATAGCCGTCAATTGGCTTTTGACCTCAAAATTCCCCTAGAATTACCCGAATACGCTTTAAACAACGCTATGATGGCTAAAGAGTGTGGCATTGATGGAGGAGTATGTTCTCCTCATGAAGTACAAAAGCTAAAAGAAGTATGTGGGAAAGATTTCTTATTAGTATGTCCTGGAGTTCGCCCTGTATGGGCTACAGCAGAAGATCAACAAAGGATTATGACTCCAAAACAAGCATTACAAAAAGGTGCCGATTATCTTGTTATCGGGCGCCCTATCACAAAAGCAGAACATCCTCAAATAGCATGGTCTAAAATTGTGGAAGAAGTAGAATTATCTTAA
- a CDS encoding glycosyltransferase encodes MRVLIAEFDVFHKIGGGQTFYRRLIETNPNIDFYYLIVEEKSNNFRPKNAKVLPYKQQYIKSDLQDLSTSLPLEKMYRPFLIASNISYSVKGFDFDIIDYPDYEQFGLFLASALSYHQVKFSKIVISLHGIVSQSLLHDWEINKEYINNLEFVENLQYKIADIRYGISKNYLEWWQKINDIPNYYYHPLHFLDLTPKLNYQPSKTKPSLNFIGRKEKGKGVDIFINLVSFLPKNLYSEGNIIGSNPETLDGKTGEFYLQQMLALRFSSINILPAVTRYALQEKFALNSVTILPSRFDTLNLVALESLFSGCPTIISQNAGVCRFLEDNFSHIPFIKLDIDNFYSSLPQITELLNNYHEYRLNLQEKITSFSCKLDRKELNLVDIYKQSSNFEEETRKKAHQWYKELINHCQKKQYWGKSQLIEITKKRVNPIVNLVKNQVNETKIKVNERKNIVTNQLIKSVFFSAEYERVLNLSYTSGKEIDDKINKLKNLSHPLKLSSQKKVNKLKSGYYVNRLKIWQEIARLEKIRENNLLSASYEIRIIRLLNQDKFNQLETVTNILVNNNFDKEAFLLKLLYSPAKNSPQLAYEYLLNNYQSLLNYQEKSYEFIKDYRQKKNYRVSIVVSLYNAENKLKHFLSILAQQTILLKQDAEIILIDSGSPQQEYQVFQQLLPTLNLPILYARSEERETIQSAWNRGILLSQSPYITFLGVDEMITADGLEILADKLDRNDNLDWVVGNSLVTEVDEKGNWQKDLMTYNRRNFNQDLVYLDTCYLTYVGGLYRRNLHFRFGFYDETFRGAGDTEFKNRVLPYINCELVENVWGIFWNYPDDRTTQSPLAEIEDIKAWYIYRSLGGIKYAFENQNPSKAEKLLLHCLNYRKTFLNNNSTDFDLAYQLILWLDENFPQSTFLQFAEGVGKIRNAYQNLEYCQDERLILWQLWQTKKLTEKISYHHQKIAQNLEINNFNPNYQIFYDNRYQQHSLLW; translated from the coding sequence ATGAGAGTTTTAATTGCTGAATTTGATGTCTTTCACAAAATTGGAGGAGGACAAACATTTTATCGCCGTCTTATTGAAACAAATCCAAACATAGATTTTTACTATTTAATAGTGGAAGAAAAATCTAATAATTTTCGTCCTAAAAATGCTAAAGTTTTACCCTATAAACAACAATATATAAAGTCAGATTTACAAGACTTATCTACAAGTTTACCCTTAGAAAAAATGTATCGTCCTTTTTTGATAGCTAGTAATATTAGTTATTCAGTTAAAGGTTTTGATTTTGATATAATCGACTATCCCGATTATGAACAATTCGGACTTTTTTTAGCTTCTGCTTTGAGTTATCATCAAGTCAAATTTAGCAAAATAGTAATTTCCTTACATGGTATTGTTTCTCAGAGTTTACTTCATGATTGGGAAATAAATAAAGAATATATTAATAACTTGGAATTTGTCGAAAATTTACAATACAAAATTGCTGATATTCGTTATGGTATCAGTAAAAATTATCTCGAATGGTGGCAAAAAATTAATGATATTCCTAACTATTATTATCATCCGTTACATTTTCTTGATTTAACTCCAAAACTCAATTATCAACCATCAAAAACGAAACCTAGTTTAAATTTTATTGGCAGAAAAGAAAAAGGAAAAGGAGTCGATATTTTTATTAATTTAGTCAGTTTTTTACCTAAAAATCTCTATAGTGAAGGGAATATCATTGGCAGTAATCCCGAAACCTTAGATGGAAAAACAGGGGAATTTTATTTGCAACAAATGTTAGCTTTGCGTTTTAGTTCAATAAATATATTACCTGCTGTGACTCGCTACGCATTACAAGAAAAATTTGCTCTTAATTCAGTAACGATTTTGCCTTCTCGATTTGATACTTTAAATTTAGTCGCTTTAGAGTCTTTATTTAGTGGTTGCCCCACTATTATTAGCCAAAATGCCGGAGTATGTCGTTTCCTAGAAGATAATTTTTCTCACATACCTTTCATTAAATTAGACATTGATAATTTCTATTCTTCTTTGCCTCAAATTACTGAATTGTTAAATAATTATCATGAATATCGTCTTAATTTGCAGGAAAAAATAACTTCTTTTTCATGTAAACTCGATCGAAAAGAATTAAATTTAGTTGATATTTATAAACAATCTAGCAATTTTGAAGAAGAAACAAGAAAAAAAGCTCATCAATGGTATAAAGAATTAATTAATCATTGTCAAAAAAAACAGTATTGGGGAAAATCACAACTCATTGAAATAACGAAAAAAAGGGTTAATCCAATAGTTAATCTAGTAAAAAATCAAGTTAATGAGACAAAAATCAAAGTTAATGAGAGAAAAAATATTGTAACCAATCAATTAATTAAGAGTGTCTTCTTTTCGGCTGAATATGAGAGAGTATTGAATCTTTCATATACTTCAGGGAAAGAGATTGATGACAAAATTAATAAGTTAAAAAACTTAAGTCATCCCCTTAAGTTATCTTCTCAAAAAAAAGTTAATAAACTAAAAAGCGGTTATTATGTAAATCGTCTAAAAATTTGGCAAGAAATTGCAAGACTTGAAAAAATAAGGGAAAATAATTTATTATCTGCTAGTTATGAAATCAGAATTATTCGTCTTTTAAATCAAGATAAATTTAATCAACTGGAAACTGTCACAAATATTTTAGTTAATAATAATTTTGATAAGGAAGCATTTCTCTTAAAGTTATTATACTCTCCTGCTAAAAATTCTCCTCAATTAGCTTATGAATATCTTTTAAATAATTATCAAAGTCTTCTTAACTATCAAGAAAAATCTTATGAATTTATTAAAGATTATCGTCAGAAAAAAAATTATCGAGTTTCGATCGTGGTTTCGTTATACAATGCAGAAAATAAACTAAAGCACTTTCTGTCAATTTTAGCCCAACAAACTATTTTACTAAAACAAGATGCTGAAATAATCTTAATTGATAGTGGTTCACCCCAACAAGAATATCAAGTTTTTCAACAACTGTTACCAACTCTAAACTTACCTATTCTTTACGCTAGAAGTGAAGAAAGAGAAACTATCCAAAGTGCATGGAATCGAGGTATTTTATTATCTCAGTCTCCTTATATCACCTTTTTAGGAGTCGATGAAATGATAACTGCTGATGGTTTAGAGATTTTAGCTGATAAACTCGATCGAAATGATAACCTAGATTGGGTTGTTGGTAATAGCTTAGTTACAGAAGTTGACGAAAAAGGTAACTGGCAAAAAGATTTGATGACATATAACCGCAGGAATTTTAACCAAGATTTAGTTTATCTGGATACCTGTTATTTAACCTATGTTGGAGGATTATATCGCCGTAATCTACATTTCCGTTTCGGCTTTTATGATGAGACATTTCGAGGTGCCGGTGATACGGAGTTTAAAAATAGAGTCTTACCCTATATCAATTGTGAATTAGTGGAAAATGTTTGGGGTATTTTTTGGAATTATCCAGACGATCGTACTACTCAAAGTCCTTTAGCTGAAATAGAAGATATAAAAGCATGGTATATTTATCGCAGTTTAGGAGGAATAAAATACGCTTTCGAGAATCAAAATCCTTCCAAGGCGGAAAAATTATTATTACATTGTCTAAATTATCGTAAAACTTTTTTAAATAATAATAGTACTGACTTTGATTTAGCTTATCAACTAATATTGTGGTTAGACGAAAATTTTCCTCAATCTACCTTCTTACAATTCGCTGAAGGAGTCGGAAAAATTCGTAATGCTTATCAAAATTTAGAATACTGTCAAGATGAGAGATTGATTTTGTGGCAACTATGGCAAACCAAAAAATTAACAGAAAAAATTTCTTATCATCACCAAAAAATTGCCCAAAATTTAGAGATAAATAACTTTAACCCTAACTATCAAATTTTTTATGATAACCGCTATCAACAACACTCTTTATTATGGTGA